AAGGGTTTTGCCGAGGGCCTCAAAGCCTTCCCCGGCCTCAATGTCGTGGCCCAGCAACCCGCCGAATGGGCGCAGGATAAAGGCTTCGCCGTGGCCCAGGACCTGCTCCAGCGTGACCCCAACATCACCGTATTCTTCGGCCGCGCCGACGCCATGGCGCTGGGCGCCGCGCAAGCGGTGAAGGTCGGTAATCTCGATCACAAGGTGGTAATCGTCGGCTTCGACGGCGACGTCGCCGGGCTCAAGGCCGTGGAAAGCGGCGTGCTCAATGCGACCATGACCCAGCAGACCCAGAAAATGGGGCGCCTGGCGGTGGCGTCGGCGATTGATCTGAAAGCCGGCAAAACCCTGCCCAAAGAGCAACTGCTGCCCACCGTGCTGACCACCAAAGAAAACGTCGCGCCGTTCCTGCAACAGCACCCGTAACCCTGGGAGGTCGTCATGCACGCAGCAGCTCTGGACACAGCCGCCGACGCGGTGCTGTGCCTGCACAACATCAGCAAGGCCTATGGCCCGGTGCAGGTGTTGTCGCAAGTGAATGTGGATATTCGCCCCGGTGAAGTCCTGGCCTTGCTCGGCGAGAATGGCGCGGGCAAATCGACCTTGTCCTCGATCATTGCCGGGCTGGTGCAGCCGGAGGCCGGGGGCAGCATGACCTGGCTTGGCGCGCCCTACGCGCCCGCCTCGCCGGGTGCGGCGTTGGGCGCCGGTATCGGCCTGATCCACCAGGAGATCCGCCTGCTGCCGCAATTGTCGATCGCCGAGAACATCTTCGTCGGTCGCCTGCCCATGCGTCACGGGCGGGTGGACCGTGCCTACATCGAGGCCCAGGCGCAGATCCAGCTGGAGCGCCTGGGCCTCAAGGTACCGGCGTCGCGCAAGGTCGAAGGGCTGAGCGTGGCGGCCCAGCAACTGGTGGAAATCGCCAAGGCGCTGACCCTCAAGGCACGCCTGTTGATCCTGGATGAACCCACCGCCGCGTTGGGCGGCGAGGAAACCGAGCTGCTGTTCCAGCAAGTGGAGCGGCTCAAGGCCGAGGGCGTGTCATTTATCTATATCAGCCATCGCCTGGAAGAAATCGCGCGCATTGCCGACCGTGTATTGGTGCTGCGCGACGGCCGTCAGATCGCCTTGCATGCCACTGCGCAAGTGCCGGTGCGGGAACTGGTGGAGCAGATGGTCGGGCGCAGCCTGGAGCGGATTTTCCCCGCCCTGCAACCCCCGCAGGACAAGGTGATGTTGCAGGTCAAGGATGTGAGTTGCCGCGAGTTTGCCCTGCACGGCATCGACTTCAGTGTGCGTGCTGGCGAGGTGTTCGGCATTGCCGGCGTGGTCGGCGCCGGGCGGACCGAACTGGTGCGCACCCTGGCCGGTGCGGCCCAGGACATCCAGGGGCATCTGTTGCTGGATGGCGAAGTGCGCCAGTTGCGTTCGCCGTTCGAGGCGATCCAGGCCGGTGTGGTGTTGGTGCCCGAAGACCGCAAGCAGCAAGGCGTGGTGGTGGAGCATCGCATCGAAGACAACCTGATCTACGGCAACACCGACCTGCTGGATAAGCGCGGCTGGGTGTTCCCTGCCCCGCTGCGTGAATTCGCGCGCACGGCGGTGGCTCGTCTGGGTGTGAAAGGTGCGCCGCAGTCGCGTATTTCCAGTTTGTCCGGGGGTAACCAGCAAAAGGTGATCATTGCCAAGTGGCTGGCGCGTAATCCCAAGGTGTTCATCCTCGACGAGCCGACACGCGGCATCGACGTGGGCGCGCGGGCGGCGATTTATGAAGTCATCGCCGACCTCGCGGCCAAGGGCATGGCGGTGATTGTGGTGAGTTCGGACCTGGATGAGGTGCTCGGGCTGTCCCATCGGGTAATGGTGATGAGCCGGGGGCGGCAGATGGGGATTCTGGAACGGGGCGAGGCGACACCGGTTTCCGTAATGGAAATGGCCACTGCCTGACCAAAGATCACCGCTATCCGATGTGGGAGGGGGCTTGCTCCCGATGGCGGTGGATCAGCCAG
This region of Pseudomonas asgharzadehiana genomic DNA includes:
- a CDS encoding sugar ABC transporter ATP-binding protein — translated: MHAAALDTAADAVLCLHNISKAYGPVQVLSQVNVDIRPGEVLALLGENGAGKSTLSSIIAGLVQPEAGGSMTWLGAPYAPASPGAALGAGIGLIHQEIRLLPQLSIAENIFVGRLPMRHGRVDRAYIEAQAQIQLERLGLKVPASRKVEGLSVAAQQLVEIAKALTLKARLLILDEPTAALGGEETELLFQQVERLKAEGVSFIYISHRLEEIARIADRVLVLRDGRQIALHATAQVPVRELVEQMVGRSLERIFPALQPPQDKVMLQVKDVSCREFALHGIDFSVRAGEVFGIAGVVGAGRTELVRTLAGAAQDIQGHLLLDGEVRQLRSPFEAIQAGVVLVPEDRKQQGVVVEHRIEDNLIYGNTDLLDKRGWVFPAPLREFARTAVARLGVKGAPQSRISSLSGGNQQKVIIAKWLARNPKVFILDEPTRGIDVGARAAIYEVIADLAAKGMAVIVVSSDLDEVLGLSHRVMVMSRGRQMGILERGEATPVSVMEMATA